One Echinicola strongylocentroti DNA window includes the following coding sequences:
- a CDS encoding InlB B-repeat-containing protein — protein MAGICHQWTIPQGEVSQYLVNYTPVDGALTNVSMTELEAYDNGDGTNTIYLCSETAPTFEDANNPGQTVSFPYTVTSGGSCTDHTMCNPNSPPLELSLTVIASPSEGGSAVDETGEYIHEENDIVPLLATANEGYQFVNWTIDEIEVSDQASFDFVMPDSDTFITANFEEEAPPPDPDPDPKPTEPGVPVAYLPLELRVAGKSIPIDQLTRKRITGIFTSDLVGDYSYPITIPLDQALMTALGLPNDPQTAWDFSVPFDAELWKSGNRIYKGKLEILEANDDTIEAVFALNSGFFVSAFAETKLGDCYEDEDIITLNEPEETFKIFSMFLSGFSTAERVDTTVNGTTKQWNRADYDISGEVQAGQEDQYYNHVQEQLSIFYQDVLDWLHSLGIPMETSVVYSNDEIGRGSYIKVIEQSTALTISVSGFTTRRGEWIEFNNRNLRVGEDDDIRLDMSNFDNFDPSKRIAFPQLYNRELYEGNNAVFDGQVNRYDPNGYLHITNSVFSTWEDATNWEHTAIPFLYLTEVVKKVFAKAGIVASGEFFEEDMVKHMLLYNNRTLDFVEVKSTSTGNRVSRITGNLYNPDIDNPNYSYRNVLDLAIKVKNHLPDVSCPEFLKGLKNFFGLKYDFNPLQNRVDIRFIRNIIRSRDVLDLTKQAHRVYTLKHAQENGFSFSYDNPDPLFADGLNNQPPEAPDYTVQKYTDMTALNPELEEIALVQSLGAYFRFEKAKDESPAWELYAFVMQDEEASEFKIDKPLTLYSLKDAWVDGKKLPAIEMTANNPEAGIENKEIGLRIFGFYGQQTAANGDPYSFASANHYKADETVNANQYDLNIRSEHMGFWWKDLETIQGKPRIYESVLLLSDADMINLSKTSLIRIRNIVYLIDEIEEAITRDEQTLAKVKMYKVKTK, from the coding sequence ATGGCCGGAATCTGTCACCAATGGACGATACCTCAAGGAGAGGTATCGCAATATCTCGTCAATTACACTCCTGTGGATGGTGCCTTGACGAATGTCTCCATGACCGAATTGGAAGCTTACGACAATGGCGATGGCACCAATACCATCTACCTCTGCTCTGAGACTGCCCCAACTTTTGAGGATGCCAACAACCCCGGACAGACGGTCTCTTTTCCCTACACAGTTACATCTGGAGGATCCTGCACAGACCACACCATGTGCAATCCCAACTCCCCTCCCCTAGAGTTATCGCTTACCGTAATCGCCTCACCCTCGGAAGGAGGAAGCGCAGTGGACGAAACAGGTGAATATATCCATGAAGAAAATGACATCGTCCCTCTTTTAGCCACGGCCAATGAAGGCTATCAATTTGTAAATTGGACCATTGACGAAATAGAAGTGTCGGATCAGGCTTCCTTTGATTTTGTCATGCCCGATTCGGACACGTTTATAACGGCCAACTTCGAAGAGGAAGCTCCGCCGCCCGATCCTGACCCGGATCCGAAGCCTACCGAACCAGGTGTTCCCGTAGCATATTTGCCCTTAGAACTTAGGGTTGCGGGCAAATCCATCCCTATCGACCAGCTTACGCGCAAACGCATTACCGGAATATTCACCAGTGATCTGGTGGGGGATTACTCCTATCCCATCACCATTCCGCTCGATCAGGCGCTCATGACCGCCTTGGGCCTGCCTAATGATCCCCAAACAGCATGGGACTTTTCCGTCCCTTTTGATGCGGAACTGTGGAAGTCTGGCAATAGGATCTATAAAGGGAAGCTCGAAATACTAGAGGCTAACGATGACACCATCGAAGCGGTATTTGCGCTCAATTCAGGATTCTTTGTTTCCGCTTTCGCCGAAACCAAACTTGGGGACTGCTATGAGGATGAAGATATCATCACCTTGAACGAACCAGAGGAGACGTTTAAAATCTTCAGCATGTTCCTGTCAGGATTTTCGACGGCCGAGCGTGTGGACACCACTGTAAACGGTACCACTAAGCAATGGAACCGTGCCGACTATGATATATCCGGAGAAGTCCAGGCAGGACAAGAAGATCAATATTATAATCACGTACAGGAGCAGCTGAGTATTTTTTATCAGGATGTGCTGGACTGGCTCCATTCGCTGGGCATCCCCATGGAAACCAGTGTGGTCTATTCGAATGATGAAATAGGCCGTGGAAGTTATATCAAGGTAATCGAGCAAAGCACCGCACTCACCATTAGCGTTTCCGGATTCACTACCAGAAGAGGCGAATGGATTGAATTTAACAACAGAAACCTTCGCGTGGGAGAGGATGATGATATCCGGTTGGACATGTCAAATTTTGACAATTTTGATCCATCCAAAAGGATTGCCTTTCCGCAACTATACAACCGTGAACTATATGAAGGCAATAATGCCGTATTTGATGGTCAGGTAAACCGGTACGATCCCAACGGTTATCTCCATATCACCAATTCTGTGTTCTCCACCTGGGAAGATGCCACCAATTGGGAGCACACGGCCATCCCCTTTCTTTACCTTACCGAAGTCGTCAAAAAGGTGTTTGCCAAAGCGGGAATCGTGGCTTCTGGTGAGTTTTTTGAGGAGGACATGGTTAAGCACATGCTCCTTTACAATAATCGAACCTTGGATTTTGTTGAGGTGAAAAGCACTTCCACCGGCAATAGGGTGAGCCGCATTACGGGCAATCTTTACAATCCCGATATCGACAATCCCAATTACAGCTATCGCAATGTCCTGGACCTGGCCATCAAGGTCAAAAACCATCTCCCTGATGTTTCGTGTCCTGAATTCCTGAAAGGCCTCAAAAATTTCTTTGGCCTAAAATATGACTTCAATCCCCTTCAAAACCGGGTGGACATCCGCTTTATCCGAAACATCATCCGGAGCAGGGACGTGCTGGACCTGACCAAGCAGGCGCACCGCGTGTACACGCTGAAACATGCCCAAGAAAATGGCTTTTCCTTTTCCTATGACAACCCGGACCCGCTGTTTGCTGACGGTCTGAACAACCAACCTCCGGAGGCTCCTGACTATACGGTGCAGAAATACACCGATATGACAGCCCTTAATCCTGAACTGGAAGAAATCGCCTTGGTGCAATCCTTGGGGGCCTATTTTCGATTTGAGAAGGCAAAGGATGAATCCCCTGCTTGGGAGCTATATGCTTTTGTGATGCAGGATGAGGAGGCATCCGAATTTAAGATTGACAAACCCCTGACACTCTACTCCCTAAAAGACGCTTGGGTGGATGGTAAAAAACTTCCTGCAATCGAGATGACCGCCAACAATCCCGAAGCGGGAATTGAAAACAAGGAGATCGGATTAAGGATATTTGGATTTTACGGTCAGCAAACCGCCGCCAATGGCGATCCCTACTCCTTTGCTTCGGCCAACCATTACAAAGCCGATGAAACCGTCAACGCCAACCAATATGACCTTAATATCCGATCGGAGCACATGGGCTTTTGGTGGAAGGATTTGGAAACCATTCAGGGCAAGCCCCGGATTTACGAATCGGTGTTATTACTATCAGATGCGGACATGATCAACCTGTCCAAGACATCACTTATCCGCATTCGTAACATTGTATATCTGATCGATGAGATCGAAGAAGCCATCACAAGGGACGAACAGACCCTGGCCAAAGTGAAGATGTACAAGGTAAAGACTAAATGA